A region from the Acidimicrobiales bacterium genome encodes:
- a CDS encoding M48 family metalloprotease: protein MHNNTFKTFVLLAGLAGLFVVIGGAFGGGSGATIMLVVAIAMVGGSYWFSDKLAIKAAKAVPASEAEYPEYHAIMRELTQAAGMPMPRLYVTPDLQPNAFATGRNPENAAVAVTRGIMEICTWDELRGVLAHEISHIGNRDILIGSVAAAIATAITYLAFMARFAAIFGSGGRDRDSNPIALLATALLAPVAAGILQMALSRSREFEADRTGARLIGDGEALARALEKLEAGARQIPMDVQPSQAQAYIVNPLTGRKVQFATLFRSHPSTADRVARLRSGAWQ from the coding sequence ATGCACAACAACACGTTCAAGACGTTCGTGCTGCTGGCCGGGCTCGCCGGCCTCTTCGTGGTGATCGGCGGCGCCTTCGGCGGCGGCTCCGGGGCCACCATCATGCTGGTCGTGGCCATCGCCATGGTCGGTGGCTCGTACTGGTTCTCCGACAAGCTGGCCATCAAGGCCGCCAAGGCGGTGCCGGCCAGCGAGGCCGAGTACCCCGAGTACCACGCCATCATGCGCGAGCTGACCCAGGCGGCGGGCATGCCGATGCCCCGCCTGTACGTGACCCCCGACCTGCAGCCGAACGCCTTCGCCACGGGCCGCAACCCCGAAAACGCGGCCGTCGCGGTCACCCGTGGGATCATGGAGATCTGCACGTGGGACGAGCTCCGCGGCGTGCTGGCCCACGAGATCAGCCACATCGGCAACCGCGACATCCTCATCGGGTCGGTGGCGGCCGCCATCGCCACCGCCATCACCTACCTGGCGTTCATGGCCCGCTTCGCGGCCATCTTCGGCAGCGGTGGCCGCGACCGCGACAGCAACCCGATCGCTCTCCTCGCCACCGCCCTCCTCGCCCCCGTCGCCGCCGGGATCCTCCAGATGGCCCTGAGCCGCAGCCGCGAGTTCGAGGCCGACCGCACCGGGGCCCGGCTCATCGGCGACGGCGAGGCGCTCGCCCGCGCCCTCGAGAAGCTCGAGGCGGGGGCCCGTCAGATCCCCATGGACGTCCAGCCCAGCCAGGCCCAGGCCTACATCGTGAACCCCCTCACCGGGCGAAAGGTGCAATTCGCCACCCTCTTCCGCAGCCACCCCAGCACGGCCGACCGCGTGGCCCGGCTCCGCAGCGGGGCCTGGCAGTAG
- the acs gene encoding acetate--CoA ligase: MTDQSSSDAIEVFGLEDRTFPPPAAFQQRALVTDATLYDEADDDWQSFWARQAAELLTWRKEWHTVLDWDLPFAKWFVGGQLNVSENCLDRHVEAGRGDKVAFHWEGEPGDTRTITYADLLDEVQRFANVLKGLGVAKGDRVNIYMPMIPELAVAMLACARIGAPHSVVFGGFSADSLSDRINDAEAKVLVTADGGNRRGSVSALKPNVDVALADTPTIEHVVVVRRTGQDVHMEDGRDHWYQDLMADAEATCPPEPMDAEDLLYLLYTSGTTARPKGIMHTTGGYLTQVAFTHKYVFDLQPETDVYWCAADIGWVTGHSYIVYGPLANGATSVMYEGTPDHPGKDRFWDIVERYGVTTLYTAPTAIRTFMKWGTQEPERHDLSSLRLLGSVGEPINPEAWMWYHTHIGGGRCPIVDTWWQTETGAIMISPLPGTTTTKPGSATFPLPGIEAEVVDDAGNPVHKGGGYLTLTRPWPSMLRGIYGDLERYRETYWSRFGGRYFAGDGAKTDDDGYLWLLGRVDDVMNVSGHRVSTTEVESALVDHHQVAESAVVGAKDETTGQAIVAFVTVKGDVTSSDELGQELRAHVATKIGPTARPKTIIFTDDLPKTRSGKIMRRLLKDVAEGRDLGDTTTLADPAVVEEIRKRATTAPQED, translated from the coding sequence ATGACCGACCAGAGCAGCAGCGACGCCATCGAGGTGTTCGGCCTCGAGGACCGGACCTTCCCGCCGCCGGCGGCCTTCCAGCAGCGAGCCCTCGTCACCGACGCCACCCTCTACGACGAGGCCGACGACGACTGGCAGTCGTTCTGGGCCCGTCAGGCCGCCGAGCTGCTCACGTGGCGCAAGGAGTGGCACACGGTCCTCGACTGGGACCTCCCCTTCGCCAAGTGGTTCGTGGGCGGGCAGCTCAACGTGAGCGAGAACTGCCTCGACCGCCACGTGGAGGCGGGCCGTGGTGACAAGGTCGCCTTCCACTGGGAGGGCGAGCCGGGCGACACCCGCACCATCACCTACGCCGACCTCCTCGACGAGGTGCAGCGCTTCGCCAACGTCCTCAAGGGCCTCGGGGTCGCCAAGGGCGACCGGGTCAACATCTACATGCCGATGATCCCCGAGCTTGCGGTGGCCATGCTCGCCTGCGCCCGCATCGGCGCCCCGCACTCGGTGGTGTTCGGCGGTTTCTCGGCCGACTCGCTGTCCGATCGCATCAACGACGCCGAGGCGAAGGTCCTCGTCACCGCCGACGGTGGCAACCGGCGGGGCAGCGTCAGCGCCCTCAAGCCCAACGTCGACGTGGCCCTCGCCGACACACCCACCATCGAGCACGTGGTCGTGGTGCGCCGCACCGGCCAGGACGTCCACATGGAGGACGGCCGCGACCACTGGTACCAGGACCTGATGGCCGATGCCGAGGCCACCTGCCCGCCCGAGCCCATGGATGCCGAGGACCTCCTCTACCTGCTCTACACCTCGGGCACCACGGCCCGGCCCAAGGGGATCATGCACACCACGGGCGGCTACCTCACCCAGGTGGCCTTCACCCACAAGTACGTCTTCGACCTCCAGCCCGAGACCGATGTCTACTGGTGCGCGGCCGACATCGGCTGGGTCACCGGCCACAGCTACATCGTCTACGGACCGCTGGCCAACGGCGCGACCTCGGTGATGTACGAGGGCACCCCCGACCACCCCGGCAAGGACCGCTTCTGGGACATCGTCGAGCGGTACGGGGTCACCACGCTCTACACCGCTCCCACCGCCATCCGGACCTTCATGAAGTGGGGGACCCAGGAGCCCGAGCGCCACGACCTGTCGTCCCTGCGCCTGCTGGGCAGCGTCGGCGAGCCCATCAACCCCGAGGCGTGGATGTGGTACCACACCCACATCGGCGGCGGACGGTGCCCCATCGTCGACACCTGGTGGCAGACCGAGACCGGCGCCATCATGATCTCGCCCCTCCCGGGCACCACCACCACCAAGCCGGGCTCCGCCACCTTCCCGCTGCCGGGCATCGAGGCCGAGGTGGTCGACGACGCCGGTAACCCCGTGCACAAGGGCGGCGGCTACCTCACCCTCACCCGCCCGTGGCCCTCGATGCTGCGTGGCATCTACGGCGATCTCGAGCGCTACCGCGAGACCTACTGGAGCCGCTTCGGGGGCCGCTACTTCGCCGGAGACGGTGCCAAGACCGACGACGACGGCTACCTGTGGCTGCTCGGCCGGGTCGACGACGTCATGAACGTCTCCGGCCACCGGGTGTCGACCACCGAGGTCGAGTCGGCCCTCGTCGACCACCACCAGGTGGCGGAGTCGGCCGTCGTCGGGGCGAAGGACGAGACCACTGGCCAGGCGATCGTGGCCTTCGTCACCGTGAAGGGCGACGTCACCTCGAGCGACGAGCTCGGCCAGGAGCTGCGGGCCCACGTCGCCACCAAGATCGGCCCGACCGCCCGCCCGAAGACGATCATCTTCACCGACGACCTGCCCAAGACCCGCAGCGGCAAGATCATGCGCCGGCTCCTCAAGGACGTGGCCGAGGGCCGCGACCTGGGCGACACCACCACGCTGGCCGACCCGGCGGTGGTCGAGGAGATCCGCAAGCGGGCCACCACCGCCCCCCAGGAGGACTGA
- a CDS encoding SAM-dependent methyltransferase, whose product MSALEEVLALVEREGPITFDRYMDVALYGVSGFFATGGGAGRRADFITSPEVGPLFGAVVARAFDAEWERLSRPDPFVVVEVGAGRGALARSVLDARPNCAPALRYLCVERSPVLRDAVAELVPLEPPANVLAVGPSDDEADGPVEPGAGPLVAVLDDLPAVSLTGVVLANELLDNLPVALLERTEDGWAEVRVGADHRGELVEVLVGASSQSGALAGELAPAAPPGARIPLQRAATAWLRQVLSSLDRGRLIALDYADTTASMATRPCDEWLRTYRAHARGGPPLARPGSQDITCEVAVDQLVRAHRPRSEASQADWLRAHGIDDLVAAARATWHERAAIGDLAALRARSAVGEAEALTDPAGLGAFRVLEWQVGQ is encoded by the coding sequence GTGAGCGCGCTCGAGGAGGTCCTCGCCCTCGTCGAGCGGGAGGGGCCGATCACCTTCGACCGCTACATGGACGTCGCCCTCTACGGCGTCTCGGGCTTCTTCGCCACCGGCGGGGGGGCGGGCCGGCGGGCCGACTTCATCACCAGCCCCGAGGTCGGCCCCCTCTTCGGCGCGGTGGTGGCCCGGGCGTTCGACGCCGAGTGGGAGCGCCTGAGCCGTCCCGATCCGTTCGTGGTGGTGGAGGTGGGTGCCGGACGGGGGGCCCTGGCCAGGTCGGTGCTCGATGCCCGGCCCAACTGCGCGCCGGCGCTGCGCTACCTCTGCGTCGAGCGGTCCCCGGTGCTGCGCGACGCTGTCGCCGAGCTGGTGCCGCTGGAGCCGCCGGCCAACGTGTTGGCCGTCGGGCCGTCGGACGACGAAGCCGACGGACCGGTCGAGCCGGGTGCTGGCCCGCTCGTCGCCGTGCTCGACGACCTGCCGGCGGTGTCGCTCACCGGGGTGGTGCTCGCCAACGAGCTGCTCGACAACCTCCCGGTCGCCCTCCTCGAGCGGACCGAGGACGGGTGGGCCGAGGTGCGGGTGGGTGCCGACCACCGGGGCGAGCTGGTCGAGGTCCTGGTCGGGGCCTCATCTCAGTCGGGCGCCCTGGCCGGCGAGCTGGCACCCGCCGCTCCACCGGGCGCGCGGATCCCGCTCCAGCGGGCGGCGACCGCCTGGCTGCGACAGGTGCTGAGCTCGCTCGACCGAGGTCGGCTGATCGCCCTCGACTACGCCGACACCACGGCGTCGATGGCCACCCGCCCGTGCGACGAGTGGCTGCGCACCTACCGGGCTCACGCCCGCGGCGGCCCGCCACTGGCCCGGCCCGGGAGCCAGGACATCACCTGTGAGGTGGCCGTCGATCAGCTGGTCCGGGCCCACCGCCCCCGATCCGAGGCCAGCCAGGCCGACTGGCTCCGCGCCCACGGCATCGACGACCTGGTCGCCGCGGCCCGGGCCACGTGGCACGAGCGGGCGGCCATCGGCGACCTCGCCGCCCTCCGGGCCCGGAGCGCGGTGGGGGAGGCCGAAGCCCTCACCGACCCGGCGGGGCTGGGCGCCTTCCGCGTCCTCGAGTGGCAGGTGGGCCAGTGA
- a CDS encoding YajQ family cyclic di-GMP-binding protein — protein sequence MPSFDVVSEIDGQEVRNAVDQAQREVSTRFDFKDTGTELELGKDEITLRAGSEDRLRALRQVLEEKFVKRKLSLKSLDWGKVEEASGQAVRQVVTLRSGISADNARDINKRIKAMGLKGVQSSTQGDSVRVTGKKRDDLQGVIAELKASDIELPLQFNNFRD from the coding sequence ATGCCGAGCTTTGACGTCGTGTCCGAGATCGACGGCCAGGAGGTCCGCAACGCGGTGGACCAGGCCCAGCGCGAGGTGTCGACCCGCTTCGACTTCAAGGACACGGGCACCGAGCTCGAGCTCGGCAAGGACGAGATCACCCTCCGTGCCGGCTCCGAGGACCGCCTGCGGGCGCTGCGCCAGGTGCTGGAGGAGAAGTTCGTCAAGCGCAAGCTCTCGCTCAAGTCCCTCGACTGGGGCAAGGTCGAGGAGGCGTCCGGCCAGGCGGTCCGCCAGGTCGTCACCCTCCGGTCGGGGATCTCGGCCGACAACGCCCGTGACATCAACAAGCGCATCAAGGCCATGGGCCTCAAGGGCGTCCAGTCGTCCACCCAGGGCGACTCCGTCCGGGTCACGGGCAAGAAGCGCGACGACCTGCAGGGGGTCATCGCCGAGCTGAAGGCCAGCGACATCGAGCTGCCGCTGCAGTTCAACAACTTCCGCGACTGA
- a CDS encoding fused MFS/spermidine synthase — MRSWTAGLLVFCTSAAVLVLEIIAGRLVAPHLGVSLETYTGIIGTVLAGIALGSAVGGRLADRYDARRLLGPTLVLGGLLALTSLPVVTAVGPTVAGGGPGAIVLLTVLAFFAPAAVLSGVSPMAAKLRLESLVETGSVVGGLSAAGTAGALVGTFLTGFVLVGALPSRAIVVALGLGLLVAGFVLWLVMAPARRVVMAGAAVVAVLVAGVSTSAAGPCHHETAYFCARVELDPGRPSGRVLVLDDLRHSYVDLDDPTHLEFRYIRLFADVIDATTAGPIEVLHVGGGGFTMPRWLAATRPGSASTVLELDADLVDIVRDELGLVTGPDLRVVTGDARTALDDLPADRFDVVVGDAFGGVSVPWHLTTVEVVRLLDRVLRPDGVYVLNVIDGGPRRFLRAEVATLQAVFDHVAVIEPPGQDGSAPQNHVLVASHAPLTLAQGDLDVAEGLLADGADLDVLVGGARVLTDGFAPVDQLISRR; from the coding sequence GTGAGGAGCTGGACCGCCGGGCTGCTCGTCTTCTGCACCTCTGCCGCGGTGCTGGTGCTGGAGATCATCGCCGGCCGGCTGGTGGCGCCCCATCTCGGCGTCTCGCTCGAGACCTACACCGGGATCATCGGCACGGTGCTGGCCGGCATCGCCCTCGGGAGCGCCGTGGGGGGCCGCCTCGCCGACCGGTACGACGCCCGACGCCTGCTCGGGCCGACCCTCGTCCTCGGTGGGCTGCTGGCGCTCACGTCCCTGCCGGTCGTGACCGCCGTCGGGCCGACCGTCGCCGGGGGCGGGCCCGGGGCGATCGTGCTGCTCACCGTGCTGGCCTTCTTCGCCCCTGCCGCGGTGCTGTCGGGGGTGAGCCCCATGGCGGCGAAGCTGCGGCTGGAGAGCCTGGTGGAGACCGGCTCGGTGGTGGGTGGGCTGTCGGCGGCGGGCACGGCGGGCGCGCTCGTGGGCACCTTCCTGACGGGCTTCGTGCTGGTGGGCGCCCTGCCCTCGCGCGCGATCGTGGTCGCACTGGGCCTGGGCCTCCTGGTTGCCGGCTTCGTCCTCTGGTTGGTCATGGCCCCGGCACGGCGGGTGGTGATGGCCGGCGCGGCCGTCGTCGCCGTGCTGGTCGCAGGGGTGTCCACCAGCGCCGCCGGCCCGTGTCACCACGAGACGGCGTACTTCTGCGCCCGGGTCGAGCTCGACCCCGGCCGGCCCTCGGGCCGGGTGCTGGTGCTCGACGACCTCCGTCACAGCTACGTCGACCTCGACGACCCGACGCACCTCGAGTTCCGCTACATCCGGCTCTTCGCCGACGTGATCGACGCCACGACCGCCGGCCCGATCGAGGTGCTGCACGTGGGCGGCGGTGGCTTCACCATGCCCCGCTGGCTGGCCGCCACCCGGCCGGGCAGCGCCAGCACCGTGCTCGAGCTCGACGCCGACCTCGTCGACATCGTGCGAGACGAGCTCGGCCTCGTCACCGGGCCGGACCTCCGGGTGGTCACCGGCGATGCCCGCACCGCCCTCGACGACCTGCCCGCCGACCGGTTCGACGTGGTGGTCGGCGACGCCTTCGGTGGCGTCTCCGTGCCCTGGCACCTCACGACCGTCGAGGTGGTGCGGCTCCTCGACCGGGTGCTCCGCCCCGATGGGGTGTACGTGCTCAACGTCATCGACGGTGGACCCCGCCGCTTCCTCCGAGCCGAGGTGGCCACGCTGCAGGCCGTGTTCGACCACGTGGCCGTGATCGAGCCACCGGGCCAGGACGGGTCGGCGCCCCAGAACCACGTGCTGGTGGCGTCGCACGCCCCTCTGACGCTGGCCCAGGGGGACCTCGACGTCGCCGAGGGCCTCCTGGCCGACGGCGCCGACCTCGACGTCCTGGTGGGCGGCGCCAGGGTCCTGACCGACGGCTTCGCCCCCGTCGATCAGCTCATCTCACGCCGCTGA
- a CDS encoding M23 family metallopeptidase gives MRTPATNTAALLEALQELEQFGVSIEDAAVIGFGRFPVGGQASYSHDWWFPRFGPGWRLHEGTDIFAPMGTPVRAPVDGTIRITDGGLGGLSVYVDQPDGTYWYLTHLSGIGPGIEIESSVVTGQVVGYVGNSGNARTTPPHLHIQIHPRGGRPIDPKPVLDKFISDALAAVPELVAAYAAAAAAGNLDDTGRPAVEVATPAAVELPEPDDLELGPPRSALLWASSVSPTGGALQLAEAEAARAAANIDWVSLASVQLAARADRADVEREVNAWLRPLLPPALALVVLEG, from the coding sequence GTGCGCACGCCGGCCACCAACACCGCGGCCCTGCTCGAGGCCCTCCAAGAGCTCGAGCAGTTCGGCGTGAGCATCGAGGACGCCGCGGTGATCGGCTTCGGTCGCTTCCCCGTTGGCGGCCAGGCGTCGTACTCCCACGACTGGTGGTTCCCCCGGTTCGGCCCCGGCTGGCGCCTCCACGAGGGCACCGACATCTTCGCCCCGATGGGCACGCCGGTGCGCGCGCCGGTCGACGGCACCATCCGGATCACCGACGGCGGCCTCGGCGGGCTCTCGGTGTACGTCGACCAGCCCGACGGCACCTACTGGTACCTGACCCACCTCTCGGGCATCGGCCCCGGGATCGAGATCGAGAGCAGCGTGGTGACCGGACAGGTGGTGGGCTACGTCGGCAACTCCGGCAACGCCCGGACCACCCCGCCGCACCTCCACATCCAGATCCACCCCCGTGGCGGCCGCCCGATCGACCCCAAGCCTGTCCTCGACAAGTTCATCAGCGACGCCCTGGCCGCCGTGCCCGAGCTGGTGGCCGCCTACGCCGCCGCCGCGGCGGCCGGCAACCTCGACGACACCGGCAGACCCGCGGTGGAGGTTGCGACCCCGGCCGCCGTCGAGCTGCCCGAGCCCGACGACCTCGAGCTCGGACCCCCTCGCTCCGCGCTGCTGTGGGCGTCGTCGGTCAGCCCCACCGGAGGCGCGCTCCAGCTGGCCGAGGCCGAGGCAGCGCGGGCGGCCGCCAACATCGACTGGGTGTCGCTGGCCAGCGTGCAGCTGGCCGCGCGGGCCGACCGGGCCGACGTCGAACGCGAGGTCAACGCCTGGTTGCGCCCCCTCCTGCCGCCTGCCCTGGCCTTGGTCGTCCTCGAGGGCTGA